One Capsicum annuum cultivar UCD-10X-F1 chromosome 2, UCD10Xv1.1, whole genome shotgun sequence genomic window carries:
- the LOC107860557 gene encoding beta-galactosidase 15 has translation MSMAFMTSFKSCLFLVFLLFIISSIRAYQVSHDGRAITINGERRILLSGSIHYPRSTAEMWPDLIKKSKEGGLDAIETYVFWNAHEPSRREYDFSGNLDLIRFLKTIQDEGLYAVLRIGPYVCAEWNYGGFPVWLHNMPGIELRTANTVYMNEMQNFTKLIVDMVKQEKLFASQGGPIILAQIENEYGNAQAAYGDAGKAYVHWCSNMAQSLDVGVPWIMCQQPDAPQPMINTCNGYYCDQFTPNNPNSPKMWTENWTGWFKNWGGKDPLRTAEDLAYSVARFYQTGGTFQNYYMYHGGTNFGRTSGGPYITTTYDYNAPLDEFGNLAQPKYGHLKELHDVLHSMEKVLTNGNVTNTAFENSVAVTMYALDGQSSCFFSNANETTDATITYKGVKYHVPAWSVSILPDCKTEVYNTAKVNTQTSVMVKKSNEAESEPASLQWSWRPERIDDTIILGRGQSSANELLDQKAVNDTSDYLWYMTNVDINNTDPIWSDDMSLRVNGSGHVLHAYVNGKYLGSKWATYGIYNYVFEKKVKLNPGKNPIALLSATVGLQNYGPHFDTIQSGIPGPVEIIGKKGDESIIKDLSSHKWSYTVGLNGISNKLFAQNPKIKTGNWWNSHDVPINRSMTWYKTTFKAPLGNAPVVVDMQGLGKGAAWVNGQSIGRYWPSYLAEGSCSTKTCDYRGPYSADKCTSKCGEPTQRWYHVPRSFLSTDENTLVLFEEFGGNPSFVNFQTVEVGKACGSAYENKTMELSCNGRPITAIRFANFGESEGICGSFAKGKCSSVKDVVSIVQKACVGKETCLVHASDSVLGSTNCGNNAKRLLVEAVC, from the exons ATGTCGATGGCTTTCATGACTTCTTTCAAAAGctgtttatttttagtatttttgttattcattattAGTTCTATACGTGCTTATCAAGTTTCTCATGATGGAAGAGCTATTACTATCAATGGAGAACGAAGAATTCTTCTATCTGGTTCCATTCATTACCCTAGGAGTACTGCTGAG ATGTGGCCTGAtttgataaagaaatcaaaagaaGGTGGATTGGATGCAATTGAAACCTATGTGTTTTGGAATGCACACGAGCCATCTCGCCGCGAATATGATTTTTCTGGGAATTTGGATCTCATAAGGTTCTTGAAAACGATTCAAGATGAAGGACTTTATGCTGTTCTTCGTATTGGACCTTATGTTTGTGCTGAATGGAACTATGG AGGATTTCCAGTATGGTTGCACAACATGCCTGGAATTGAGCTCCGCACAGCCAACACTGTTTATATG AATGAGATGCAAAATTTTACCAAGTTAATAGTAGACATGGTGAAACAAGAGAAGCTATTTGCATCTCAAGGAGGTCCAATAATACTAGCACAGATTGAGAATGAATATGGAAACGCACAAGCAGCTTATGGTGATGCTGGCAAAGCTTATGTTCACTGGTGTTCTAACATGGCTCAATCACTTGATGTTGGTGTTCCATGGATCATGTGCCAACAGCCTGATGCTCCCCAACCCATG ATAAACACTTGTAATGGTTATTATTGTGATCAATTTACACCCAACAATCCCAATAGCCCAAAGATGTGGACTGAAAATTGGACGGGATG gTTCAAGAATTGGGGTGGCAAAGATCCTTTAAGAACAGCTGAGGACCTTGCTTATTCTGTTGCACGATTTTATCAAACTGGTGGAACCTTCCAAAACTATTATATG TATCACGGCGGGACAAATTTTGGTAGAACATCTGGAGGTCCATATATTACAACCACATACGATTACAACGCACCACTTGATGAATTTG GAAATTTGGCCCAGCCAAAATATGGTCATCTGAAGGAACTTCATGATGTTTTGCATTCCATGGAGAAAGTTCTTACTAATGGCAACGTCACCAATACTGCTTTTGAAAATTCTGTTGCG gtcACTATGTATGCTTTGGACGGGCAATCAAGTTGCTTCTTTAGCAATGCAAATGAGACCACAGATGCAACCATCACATATAAAGGTGTCAAATACCATGTACCAGCTTGGTCTGTTAGCATTCTTCCAGATTGCAAGACTGAAGTTTACAACACAGCCAAG GTCAATACTCAAACTTCAGTTATGGTGAAGAAATCGAACGAAGCTGAAAGTGAACCAGCTTCTCTCCAATGGTCATGGAGACCTGAGAGGATTGATGACACTATTATTCTAGGAAGGGGTCAATCTTCTGCCAATGAATTGCTCGATCAAAAGGCTGTTAACGATACTAGTGACTACCTGTGGTACATGACAAA TGTTGATATCAACAATACTGATCCAATCTGGAGTGATGATATGAGCTTACGAGTCAACGGCAGTGGCCACGTCCTTCATGCTTATGTCAACGGCAAATATCTTG GTTCCAAGTGGGCAACATATGGAATCTACAACTATGTATTCGAGAAGAAGGTTAAATTGAATCCGGGCAAAAATCCTATAGCATTGCTTAGTGCTACTGTTGGCTTGCAG AACTATGGACCTCACTTTGATACAATCCAAAGTGGAATCCCTGGTCCAGTTGAAATAATTGGAAAGAAAGGTGATGAGAGTATCATTAAGGATTTGTCTTCCCACAAATGGTCCTACACGGTAGGTTTGAATGGTATTAGCAATAAGTTGTTTGCTCAAAATCCAAAGATTAAGACAGGGAATTGGTGGAACTCCCATGATGTTCCAATCAATCGAAGTATGACATGGTACAAG ACCACGTTCAAAGCTCCACTAGGAAATGCTCCAGTAGTTGTGGACATGCAAGGTTTGGGCAAGGGAGCTGCATGGGTTAATGGTCAAAGTATAGGTCGTTATTGGCCTAGCTACTTGGCTGAGGGAAGTTGCTCTACTAAAACATGTGATTATCGTGGTCCATATTCTGCTGACAAATGTACTTCCAAATGCGGCGAGCCTACACAAAGATG GTACCACGTTCCACGATCGTTCTTGTCTACTGATGAGAATACATTGGTTTTGTTTGAAGAATTCGGTGGGAATCCATCGTTTGTGAATTTCCAAACAGTTGAAGTTGGAAAGGCATGTGGAAGTGCTTATGAGAACAAAACAATGGAATTGTCATGCAATGGTCGTCCGATAACTGCCATTCGTTTTGCCAATTTTGGTGAATCAGAAGGAATTTGTGGGTCATTTGCCAAGGGCAAATGTTCAAGTGTGAAAGATGTTGTTTCTATTGTCCAGAAAGCATGTGTTGGCAAGGAGACATGTTTAGTGCACGCATCTGACAGTGTGTTGGGATCAACAAATTGTGGCAATAATGCCAAGAGACTCCTTGTGGAGGCTGTGTGCTAG